The Urbifossiella limnaea genome has a window encoding:
- a CDS encoding DUF1559 family PulG-like putative transporter, whose protein sequence is MRRWAAAAAAGFVLLVAVGFVATYILRYRRAAGDVTCAANLREIGLFAAHHVDPKVGDPDRLPSEIPAGTVALAGVAPDDRLSWFPRVLPGLDQKRQDAGPLLAGLKTLEPFPAAANQTVARTRLRAALCPADPPAADHSAPAPTSYVGIAGLGADAAELVLPDPPGAAPPRAGCFRYDRPTPFSYITDGLSQSLLLGERSGDLGPWLRGGSATVRGLNDAAGAGPLMARGGQFGGTHAGGANWGFADGSVRFFTDRGDPRILFALATIAGRETDGLPGE, encoded by the coding sequence ATGCGGCGGTGGGCGGCGGCGGCGGCGGCGGGGTTCGTGCTACTGGTCGCGGTCGGGTTCGTCGCCACGTACATCCTCCGCTACCGCCGCGCCGCCGGCGACGTGACCTGCGCCGCCAACCTCCGCGAGATCGGCCTGTTCGCCGCCCACCACGTCGACCCGAAGGTCGGCGACCCGGACCGCCTGCCGAGCGAGATCCCCGCCGGCACGGTCGCCCTCGCCGGTGTCGCCCCGGACGACCGCCTGAGTTGGTTCCCGCGCGTCCTCCCCGGCCTCGACCAGAAGCGGCAGGACGCCGGGCCGCTTCTCGCGGGGCTGAAGACGCTCGAACCGTTCCCCGCGGCTGCGAACCAGACCGTCGCCCGCACCCGCCTGCGCGCCGCGCTGTGCCCCGCCGACCCGCCTGCCGCCGACCACTCGGCCCCCGCCCCGACCAGCTACGTGGGGATCGCCGGCCTCGGCGCCGACGCCGCGGAACTCGTGCTGCCCGACCCGCCGGGTGCCGCCCCGCCGCGCGCCGGCTGCTTCCGCTACGACCGACCGACGCCGTTTAGTTACATAACCGACGGCCTCAGTCAGTCGCTGCTGCTCGGGGAACGGTCCGGCGACCTCGGGCCGTGGCTGCGAGGCGGGTCGGCCACGGTGCGCGGGCTGAACGACGCCGCGGGCGCGGGGCCACTGATGGCCCGCGGCGGCCAGTTCGGCGGCACCCACGCCGGCGGCGCCAACTGGGGCTTCGCCGACGGCTCGGTGCGGTTCTTCACCGACCGTGGGGAC
- a CDS encoding sigma-70 family RNA polymerase sigma factor — protein sequence MTPTATGLTRLVGPTDADLLTRFVAARDDAAFAELVRRHGPAVLAVCRRLTGHLQDAEDAFQAAFLVLARKADRVHPGEPVAGWLVGVAVRAARNAAARAWRRRGREALVEVVPDVSARGAEPFDPDAAAAVLDEVGRLPAFLRSAVILCELEGRSRFAAARELGVAEGTLSSRLAAARKRLAARLAARGFAPAVLAVLAPAVVPRRLQAATADLTTTPVPGSVSTLARGVLPIMDVRRLSLVPLLAGLAAVAALAIPGASAPPPPTAPAPRAAAAPAAAAGPNKLFFCHGDDFYLCDPDGRNGRVVSHPECPDPHPDAFSLSPDGKTVVYAMNKGNPGARVQRLLLFAADGTGPATDIGDGRATMGYRWSGDGTRIAVMSGDDEAKDAATANIRHEVVDVATGRRTRLPVPRDHYVTDWSRDGERFVTCQIGVLTDGRETCRTWLLDRHGKTVREIGAPEKLMAAGGRLSPDGRRVLCSALRPDDDRDTGLLYVFDLATGSTTPVVGVPPGGHLGGCCWSPDGRRIAYTWQSNRVEPKPGHLDPNQKIELRAIVCDPDGRNATVVASDRSTAGNWSFGSIDWR from the coding sequence GTGACACCGACCGCCACCGGCCTGACCCGCCTCGTCGGACCGACCGACGCCGACCTGCTGACGCGTTTCGTTGCCGCCCGCGACGACGCGGCGTTCGCCGAGTTGGTCCGCCGCCACGGCCCCGCCGTGCTGGCCGTCTGCCGCCGCCTCACCGGTCATCTTCAGGACGCCGAAGACGCCTTCCAGGCCGCGTTCCTCGTGCTGGCGCGGAAGGCCGACCGCGTCCACCCCGGCGAGCCGGTGGCCGGGTGGCTGGTCGGCGTCGCGGTGCGGGCGGCGCGGAACGCCGCCGCCCGGGCGTGGCGCCGGCGCGGCCGCGAGGCGCTCGTCGAAGTCGTGCCCGACGTGTCCGCGCGCGGCGCCGAGCCGTTCGACCCGGACGCCGCGGCCGCGGTGCTGGACGAGGTCGGCCGGCTGCCCGCGTTCCTGCGGTCAGCGGTGATCCTGTGCGAGCTCGAAGGCCGCTCGCGGTTCGCCGCGGCGCGGGAACTCGGGGTCGCCGAAGGGACCTTGAGCAGCCGCCTGGCCGCGGCGCGGAAGCGCCTCGCCGCGCGGCTCGCGGCCCGCGGCTTCGCCCCTGCGGTGCTCGCCGTCCTGGCCCCCGCCGTCGTGCCGCGGCGGCTCCAGGCAGCCACCGCGGACCTCACCACCACCCCCGTTCCCGGTTCCGTATCCACCCTCGCCCGCGGAGTGCTGCCGATCATGGACGTTCGCCGCCTCTCGCTCGTACCCCTCCTCGCCGGCCTGGCCGCGGTCGCCGCGCTCGCCATCCCCGGCGCGTCCGCCCCGCCGCCGCCGACGGCTCCCGCGCCGCGGGCCGCGGCCGCCCCCGCGGCCGCGGCCGGGCCGAACAAGCTATTCTTCTGCCACGGAGACGACTTCTACCTGTGCGACCCGGACGGCCGCAATGGCCGCGTCGTGTCGCACCCCGAGTGCCCCGACCCGCACCCGGACGCCTTCTCGCTCTCGCCGGACGGGAAGACGGTGGTCTACGCGATGAACAAGGGGAACCCCGGCGCCCGCGTCCAACGGCTCCTCCTGTTCGCCGCCGACGGCACCGGCCCGGCGACCGACATCGGCGACGGCCGGGCCACGATGGGCTACCGCTGGTCCGGCGACGGCACCCGAATCGCCGTGATGAGCGGCGACGACGAGGCGAAGGACGCGGCGACGGCCAACATCCGGCACGAGGTCGTGGACGTGGCGACCGGCCGCCGCACCCGCCTGCCGGTACCGAGGGACCACTACGTCACCGACTGGTCGCGGGACGGGGAGCGCTTCGTGACGTGCCAGATCGGTGTGCTCACGGACGGCCGCGAGACGTGCCGCACCTGGCTCCTCGACCGCCACGGGAAGACCGTCCGTGAGATCGGCGCGCCGGAAAAGCTGATGGCGGCCGGGGGGCGGCTCTCGCCCGACGGGCGGCGCGTCCTGTGCAGCGCCCTCCGCCCGGACGACGACCGCGACACCGGACTCCTGTACGTCTTCGACCTGGCGACAGGGAGCACGACGCCGGTGGTGGGCGTACCGCCCGGCGGGCACCTGGGCGGCTGCTGCTGGTCGCCCGACGGCCGGCGGATCGCGTACACCTGGCAGTCGAACCGCGTCGAGCCGAAGCCGGGCCACCTGGACCCGAACCAGAAGATCGAGCTGCGGGCGATCGTGTGCGACCCCGACGGGCGGAACGCGACGGTGGTGGCCTCCGACCGCTCGACGGCGGGCAACTGGTCGTTCGGGTCGATCGACTGGCGGTAG
- a CDS encoding polyprenyl synthetase family protein, with protein MDHALDIPPERPPTQPPKLNTAAFKAVPETRELRDRVRAAVQAFVATLDKSKPLSRDGAKEMSESVLARLGLGGEYLGFTMVMLSNEFWRDQVAAIPFHRRLMLLPHCLKNAEGCPAEYDDLGLDCKKCGACEVGDFRTKAEQLGYKVLVSEGTPIVLKIIVSGHVDAIVGVACLNVLEKAFDKVLLAGIPCIATPLLSSNCKNTSVDNDWVFESIGLHTPPPETTTKTYMHLMRAANVMFDEPELTRLVPKARQGAAAADPLARHEALAYDFLARGGKRSRPFIVLAAHDALTGAAATRAADGWTIADPVKHAALAIETFHKASLVHDDIEDDDAYRYGVETLHRTHGTGVAINVGDYLIGLGYRLVSRDRKALGAEVAADVLDKLADAHLKLSEGQGAELLWRDATDQALTTLDALKIYALKTSPAFEAALYTGARLAGPVESYEKMIADFSRNVGVAFQILNDIKDWTGDDDNKLTAGGDVLAARPTLLLALALEGSTPARREELLHLLRAKGEDVLPRVRDIYFAADVFGKADALVDKFRAKAEALADAVEPEAFRELLYYLVDTVLEKGELPTRGVTQLVQLGR; from the coding sequence GTGGACCACGCCCTCGACATCCCGCCCGAGCGGCCGCCGACCCAGCCGCCGAAGCTGAACACCGCCGCCTTCAAGGCCGTGCCCGAGACGCGCGAGCTGCGCGACCGCGTGCGCGCCGCCGTGCAGGCGTTCGTGGCCACGCTCGACAAGTCGAAGCCGCTGTCGCGGGACGGCGCGAAGGAGATGAGCGAATCGGTACTAGCCCGGCTCGGGCTCGGCGGCGAGTACCTCGGGTTCACGATGGTGATGCTGTCGAACGAGTTCTGGCGCGACCAGGTGGCGGCCATCCCGTTCCACCGCCGGCTCATGCTCCTGCCGCACTGCCTGAAGAACGCCGAGGGCTGCCCCGCCGAGTACGACGACCTCGGCCTCGACTGCAAGAAGTGCGGCGCCTGCGAGGTCGGCGACTTCCGCACAAAGGCCGAGCAACTCGGCTACAAGGTGCTGGTGAGCGAGGGCACGCCGATCGTGCTGAAGATCATCGTCAGCGGCCACGTGGACGCCATCGTCGGGGTGGCGTGCCTGAACGTGCTGGAGAAGGCGTTCGACAAGGTGTTGCTGGCCGGCATCCCGTGTATCGCCACGCCGCTGCTGTCGAGCAACTGCAAGAACACGTCGGTGGACAACGACTGGGTGTTCGAGTCGATCGGCCTCCACACCCCGCCGCCCGAGACGACCACCAAGACGTACATGCACCTGATGCGGGCCGCGAACGTCATGTTCGACGAGCCCGAGCTGACGCGGCTGGTGCCGAAGGCCCGCCAGGGCGCCGCGGCCGCGGACCCGCTCGCCCGGCACGAGGCGCTGGCCTACGACTTCCTCGCCCGCGGCGGGAAGCGGAGCCGCCCGTTCATCGTCCTCGCCGCCCACGACGCCCTCACCGGCGCCGCCGCCACCCGCGCCGCCGACGGCTGGACGATTGCCGACCCCGTGAAGCACGCGGCGCTGGCCATCGAGACGTTCCACAAGGCGAGCCTCGTCCACGACGACATCGAGGACGACGACGCCTACCGGTACGGCGTCGAGACGCTGCACCGCACCCACGGCACCGGCGTCGCCATCAACGTCGGCGACTACCTGATCGGCCTCGGCTACCGCCTCGTGAGCCGCGACCGCAAGGCGCTCGGCGCCGAAGTCGCCGCGGACGTCCTCGACAAGCTCGCCGACGCGCACCTCAAACTGAGCGAAGGGCAGGGCGCCGAGCTGCTGTGGCGCGACGCCACCGACCAGGCGCTGACCACACTTGACGCGCTGAAGATTTACGCGCTGAAGACGAGCCCCGCGTTCGAGGCGGCGCTGTACACCGGCGCCCGCCTCGCCGGCCCGGTCGAGAGTTACGAGAAGATGATCGCCGACTTCAGCCGCAACGTCGGCGTGGCGTTCCAGATCCTCAACGACATCAAGGACTGGACCGGCGACGACGACAACAAGCTGACGGCCGGCGGCGACGTGCTGGCGGCCCGGCCGACGCTGCTGCTGGCGCTGGCGCTGGAGGGGAGCACCCCGGCCCGCCGCGAGGAGCTGCTCCACCTGCTGCGGGCGAAGGGCGAGGACGTGCTGCCGCGGGTGCGCGACATTTATTTCGCCGCGGACGTCTTCGGGAAGGCGGACGCGCTGGTGGACAAGTTCCGGGCGAAGGCCGAGGCGCTGGCCGACGCGGTGGAGCCGGAGGCGTTCCGGGAGCTGCTGTACTACCTGGTGGACACGGTGCTGGAGAAGGGCGAGCTGCCCACCCGCGGGGTGACGCAACTGGTGCAACTGGGGAGATAG
- a CDS encoding metallophosphoesterase family protein → MKKLLLAAAVLAVLAVVVVASQNRPTAVTAAGPGGGFGGLEPGDKNPWTGTRPNAGNGQFQFAVVSDRTGGHREKVFSKAVQQVNLLQPEFVMSVGDLIEGYSTKEDVVAAEWDQFDGYVKKFQAPFFYVPGNHDLTNEMQSKMWGQRYGKRYYSFTYEKCLFLCLNSETPPDEMGTIDPEQREWVKTTLAANRDARWTFVFLHKPIWTAKDLTKNGWGAVEEALGGRKYTVFCGHVHRYQKFVRNGNNYYQLATTGGGSKLRGVEYGEFDHVAWITMKADAPLIANVMLDGILPENLREPESDETGVVRKMLPTHLAKATVLLDGQPLARATVALHKFGKDKTGKDVYSYVADGLTDAAGVVPFSTYTKSDGVPVGQYTVTVAKTGRGYYDGEEPPKNTIPTRYATPGASPLRVEVKEGANEFRLELRSQN, encoded by the coding sequence GTGAAGAAGCTCCTCCTCGCCGCCGCCGTGCTCGCTGTGCTCGCCGTCGTCGTCGTCGCGTCGCAGAACCGCCCCACCGCCGTCACGGCGGCCGGCCCCGGCGGCGGGTTCGGCGGCCTCGAACCCGGCGACAAGAACCCCTGGACCGGCACCCGCCCCAACGCCGGCAACGGCCAGTTCCAGTTCGCCGTCGTCTCCGACCGTACCGGCGGCCACCGCGAGAAGGTGTTCAGCAAGGCCGTCCAGCAGGTTAACCTGCTCCAGCCCGAGTTCGTCATGTCCGTCGGCGACCTCATCGAGGGGTACAGCACGAAGGAAGACGTGGTGGCCGCCGAGTGGGACCAGTTCGACGGGTACGTGAAGAAGTTCCAGGCGCCGTTCTTCTACGTGCCGGGCAACCACGACCTGACCAACGAGATGCAGTCCAAGATGTGGGGCCAGCGGTACGGCAAGCGGTACTACAGCTTCACCTACGAGAAGTGCCTGTTCCTGTGCCTGAACTCGGAAACGCCGCCGGACGAGATGGGCACCATCGACCCCGAGCAGCGGGAGTGGGTGAAGACGACCCTCGCCGCCAACCGCGACGCCCGCTGGACGTTCGTGTTCCTCCACAAGCCGATCTGGACCGCGAAGGACCTGACGAAGAACGGCTGGGGCGCCGTCGAGGAGGCGCTCGGCGGCCGCAAGTACACGGTGTTCTGCGGTCACGTCCACCGCTACCAGAAGTTCGTCCGCAACGGCAACAACTACTACCAGCTCGCCACCACCGGCGGCGGCAGCAAGCTCCGCGGTGTCGAGTACGGCGAGTTCGACCACGTCGCCTGGATCACCATGAAGGCCGACGCGCCGCTGATCGCCAACGTGATGCTCGACGGCATCCTGCCGGAAAACCTGCGGGAGCCGGAGAGCGACGAGACCGGCGTGGTGCGGAAGATGCTGCCGACGCACCTCGCCAAGGCGACCGTTCTGCTCGACGGCCAGCCGCTGGCCCGCGCCACGGTTGCGCTGCACAAGTTCGGCAAGGACAAGACGGGCAAAGACGTGTACAGCTACGTCGCCGACGGGCTGACGGACGCGGCCGGGGTGGTGCCGTTCTCGACGTACACGAAGTCGGACGGGGTGCCGGTCGGTCAGTACACGGTGACGGTGGCGAAGACCGGCCGCGGCTACTACGACGGCGAGGAGCCGCCCAAGAACACCATCCCGACCCGTTACGCGACGCCCGGGGCGAGCCCGCTCCGCGTCGAGGTGAAGGAAGGGGCCAACGAATTCCGATTGGAACTGCGGAGTCAGAACTGA
- a CDS encoding alpha/beta hydrolase: MTRRTAPGVSALLLMLATSAPTAAAEPARGSFRYDPVDDATHLVPERYRMPARDFDYALAPRYELPHANVAVFDLTFPSAVKSAVPANDTVHAEFFLPKGASAGAKVPGVVMLDILDGRGHVARAESVWLAQHGVASLFVYMAHYGPRRPAGSPIRLLSPNVEQTMAGIRQTVLDCRAATAWLAARPEVNADKLGFVGTSLGSIVGANVAAAEPRLKNVCLLLPAGGLVDALYDHPQAKPYTGLLDLVGGKEGLKRIVAPIDPLTYAPQLRQRNLLMVAATRDDVLPPSAARALWEACGRQTIVWVDGTHVGAAANIVPAMRAVTDHVSR; the protein is encoded by the coding sequence ATGACCCGCCGGACCGCGCCCGGGGTGTCGGCCCTTCTACTGATGCTCGCGACCTCCGCCCCCACGGCCGCCGCCGAGCCGGCGCGCGGGTCGTTCCGCTACGACCCCGTAGACGACGCCACCCACCTCGTCCCCGAGCGCTACCGGATGCCGGCGCGTGACTTCGACTACGCGCTCGCCCCGCGGTACGAGCTGCCGCACGCCAACGTCGCCGTCTTCGACCTGACGTTCCCGTCGGCGGTAAAATCGGCCGTTCCCGCCAACGACACCGTGCACGCGGAGTTCTTCCTCCCGAAGGGCGCGTCGGCCGGGGCGAAGGTGCCCGGCGTCGTGATGCTGGACATCCTCGACGGCCGCGGCCACGTCGCGCGGGCCGAATCGGTATGGCTGGCGCAGCACGGGGTGGCGTCGCTGTTCGTGTACATGGCGCACTACGGCCCGCGCCGCCCGGCCGGCAGCCCGATCCGGCTGCTATCGCCGAACGTCGAGCAGACGATGGCCGGCATCCGCCAGACGGTACTGGACTGCCGCGCCGCGACGGCGTGGCTGGCGGCCCGGCCGGAGGTGAACGCCGACAAGCTCGGGTTCGTCGGCACCAGCCTCGGCAGCATCGTCGGGGCTAACGTGGCCGCCGCCGAGCCGCGGCTGAAGAACGTGTGCCTGCTCCTGCCCGCCGGCGGCCTCGTGGACGCGCTCTACGACCACCCGCAGGCGAAGCCGTACACCGGCCTGCTGGACCTCGTCGGCGGCAAGGAGGGGCTGAAGCGGATCGTCGCCCCGATCGACCCGCTGACGTACGCCCCGCAGCTGCGGCAGCGGAACCTGCTGATGGTCGCCGCCACCCGCGACGACGTGCTCCCGCCGAGCGCGGCGCGGGCGTTGTGGGAGGCGTGCGGCCGGCAGACGATCGTCTGGGTGGACGGCACCCACGTCGGGGCGGCGGCGAACATCGTGCCCGCGATGCGGGCGGTCACCGATCACGTGTCGCGGTAG
- the serA gene encoding phosphoglycerate dehydrogenase produces MPRVLIADKLEPAGLELLRAAGIDAETRLGLKGADLAAALREFDAAIVRSQPKVTAEALENPGKLRAIARAGVGVDNIDVAAATRRGIVVMNTPGGNTVSAAEHTVALMFAVARKVAAADAVMKAGGWDRNKFVGSQLAGKTLAVVGLGRIGREVARRAVGLDMTVVALDPFVTAAKAAELGLRTVNSLDELLPLADFLTIHVPATAETKGLVGARELGLMKKTAVVLNVARGGIIDESALAAALKAGTIGGAGVDVFTAEPTTADQPLLTAPNVVLTPHLGASTVEAQENVAVEAAQLIADFLLKGQVANAVNAPSVDPRELAEVRPYVDLARRLGLLHAQLTHGAVRKATLTYKGDLAGKKTRLLTAAFTAGLLEYRLSGVNLVNAEVFARERGIELAESSNPRKGDFAALMHTEVESEGGTSVAAGTLFGDQYVRLVQLNSFRMEGYLDGVLLVFVHRDVPGLIGFVGTIFGKHGVNIAQMTVGRAAPGGEAVGILNLDSPPSEAALAEVKAHPHISSLFVVALPPAGEAPGWLG; encoded by the coding sequence ATGCCGCGCGTCCTGATCGCCGACAAGCTCGAACCCGCCGGACTCGAACTCCTCAGGGCCGCCGGCATCGACGCCGAGACCCGCCTGGGCCTGAAAGGCGCCGACCTCGCCGCCGCCCTCCGCGAGTTCGACGCCGCCATCGTCCGCTCGCAACCCAAGGTGACCGCCGAGGCGCTGGAGAACCCGGGCAAGCTCCGGGCCATCGCCCGCGCCGGCGTCGGCGTGGACAACATCGACGTGGCCGCCGCCACCCGCCGCGGCATCGTCGTGATGAACACCCCCGGCGGCAACACCGTGTCGGCCGCCGAGCACACGGTGGCGCTGATGTTCGCCGTGGCCCGCAAGGTGGCCGCCGCCGACGCCGTCATGAAGGCCGGCGGGTGGGACCGCAACAAGTTCGTCGGCAGCCAGCTCGCCGGCAAGACGCTCGCTGTCGTCGGCCTCGGCCGCATCGGCCGCGAGGTCGCCCGCCGCGCCGTCGGCCTCGACATGACCGTCGTGGCGCTCGACCCGTTCGTCACCGCCGCGAAGGCCGCGGAGCTCGGGCTGCGGACCGTCAACTCGCTCGACGAGCTGCTGCCGCTCGCCGACTTCCTCACGATCCACGTTCCCGCCACCGCCGAGACGAAGGGACTGGTCGGCGCCCGCGAACTGGGCCTGATGAAGAAGACCGCCGTCGTGCTGAACGTCGCCCGGGGCGGCATCATCGACGAGTCGGCGCTCGCCGCGGCGCTCAAGGCCGGCACCATCGGCGGCGCCGGCGTGGACGTGTTCACCGCCGAGCCGACCACCGCCGACCAGCCGCTGCTGACGGCGCCGAACGTCGTGCTCACGCCGCACCTCGGGGCGAGCACGGTCGAGGCGCAGGAGAACGTCGCCGTCGAGGCGGCGCAGCTGATCGCCGACTTCCTGCTCAAGGGGCAGGTGGCCAACGCCGTGAACGCGCCGAGCGTGGACCCGCGCGAGCTGGCCGAGGTGCGGCCGTACGTCGACCTGGCGCGGCGGCTCGGCCTCCTGCACGCGCAGCTGACGCACGGTGCCGTCCGCAAGGCGACGCTGACGTATAAGGGCGACCTGGCCGGGAAGAAGACGCGACTTCTGACGGCCGCCTTCACCGCGGGGCTGCTGGAGTACCGGCTGAGCGGCGTGAACCTGGTGAACGCCGAGGTGTTCGCCCGGGAGCGCGGCATCGAGCTGGCCGAGTCGAGCAACCCGAGGAAGGGCGACTTCGCGGCGCTGATGCACACCGAGGTGGAGAGCGAGGGCGGCACGAGCGTCGCGGCCGGGACGCTGTTCGGCGACCAGTACGTGCGGCTCGTCCAGCTCAACAGCTTTCGGATGGAAGGCTACCTGGACGGCGTCCTGCTGGTGTTCGTCCACCGCGACGTGCCCGGCCTGATCGGGTTCGTCGGCACCATCTTCGGCAAGCACGGGGTGAACATCGCCCAGATGACGGTCGGCCGGGCGGCGCCGGGCGGAGAGGCGGTGGGCATCCTGAACCTGGACAGCCCGCCGAGCGAGGCGGCGCTGGCGGAGGTGAAGGCGCACCCGCACATCAGCAGCCTGTTCGTGGTGGCGCTGCCGCCGGCCGGCGAGGCGCCGGGATGGCTCGGATAG
- a CDS encoding aminotransferase class IV, whose protein sequence is MTVAYLNGRFIPFAEASLPLHDAGFVSGATVVDNARTYGRRLFRWADHLARFRRDCAACYVPLAATDDELTAIATELVARNGVLLPADGELQVVTFATPGPLGFYVGEPTNGPPTLGMVTYPVPARYARFAEEGVVLAVAGTQTTQAEDLLPPRVKHRSRMLWHVAERTVRGWADADAVPAVETQDGVLDTPIGGVFSVALGAVYFPPDGAALDSISLRVAAELLGRLGVPVRKEPGVSIARLAGGAATELILCGSGCGPVGVRGFARGPGQSRAFPVAGPVLTRLRAAWAEEVAAGGG, encoded by the coding sequence GTGACCGTCGCCTACCTGAACGGCCGCTTCATCCCGTTCGCGGAAGCGAGTTTGCCGCTGCACGATGCCGGGTTCGTGTCCGGCGCCACCGTCGTGGACAACGCCCGCACCTACGGCCGCCGCCTGTTCCGCTGGGCCGACCACCTCGCGCGCTTCCGCCGCGACTGCGCCGCCTGCTACGTCCCCCTCGCCGCCACGGACGACGAGCTGACCGCGATCGCCACGGAGTTGGTGGCGCGGAACGGAGTGCTCCTCCCGGCCGACGGCGAGTTGCAGGTGGTGACGTTCGCCACGCCGGGGCCGCTCGGGTTCTACGTCGGCGAACCCACGAACGGCCCGCCGACGCTCGGGATGGTGACCTACCCGGTGCCCGCGCGCTACGCCCGCTTCGCAGAGGAGGGCGTGGTGCTGGCCGTGGCCGGGACGCAGACGACGCAGGCGGAAGACCTGCTGCCGCCGCGGGTGAAGCACCGCAGCCGGATGCTGTGGCACGTCGCCGAGCGGACCGTCCGCGGGTGGGCCGACGCCGACGCGGTGCCGGCGGTCGAGACGCAGGACGGGGTGCTCGACACGCCGATCGGTGGCGTCTTCAGCGTGGCCTTGGGGGCGGTGTACTTCCCGCCCGACGGGGCGGCGCTGGACAGCATCTCGTTGCGGGTCGCGGCCGAGTTGCTCGGCAGGCTCGGCGTCCCGGTCCGGAAGGAGCCCGGCGTCTCGATCGCGCGGCTCGCCGGCGGGGCGGCCACGGAGCTGATCCTGTGCGGCAGCGGGTGCGGCCCGGTCGGCGTGCGGGGCTTCGCGCGGGGGCCGGGCCAGTCGCGCGCGTTCCCGGTAGCGGGGCCGGTGCTAACGCGGTTGCGGGCGGCGTGGGCGGAGGAAGTGGCGGCGGGCGGCGGGTGA
- a CDS encoding protein-tyrosine phosphatase family protein, translating into MIYRITEALSVGRFPPADWTAPLLARGVTHVVNVSGRPSEVAAGDGAFREVAWFPLDDSRRIPTSTALHVLDELHRMATQPGAHVYVHCGGGCYRGPTALWLYLVACGADPDAVREEVVARAPDASPGPPSMVGPDLILEVQRHGRTHFLPHPRPEVLALVPVPT; encoded by the coding sequence GTGATCTACCGCATCACCGAGGCGCTGTCGGTCGGCCGTTTCCCGCCCGCCGACTGGACGGCGCCTCTCCTGGCCCGCGGCGTCACGCACGTCGTCAACGTGTCCGGCCGGCCGAGCGAGGTCGCGGCCGGCGACGGCGCGTTCCGCGAGGTCGCCTGGTTCCCCCTCGACGACAGCCGCCGCATCCCCACCAGCACCGCGCTGCACGTCCTCGACGAGCTGCACCGCATGGCGACGCAGCCCGGGGCGCACGTCTACGTCCACTGCGGCGGCGGCTGCTACCGCGGCCCCACCGCGCTCTGGCTCTACCTCGTCGCCTGCGGCGCCGACCCCGACGCCGTCCGCGAGGAGGTCGTGGCGCGCGCGCCCGACGCCAGCCCCGGCCCCCCGAGCATGGTCGGCCCCGACCTGATTCTCGAAGTTCAGCGGCACGGCCGAACGCACTTCCTGCCGCACCCGCGCCCGGAGGTGCTCGCCCTCGTTCCGGTGCCGACGTGA
- the eutC gene encoding ethanolamine ammonia-lyase subunit EutC, translating into MSDAPLSPLDPVAELLARTPARVLAGRAGPGYRTATWLQLREDHAAARDAVHAELDLDRLGPLVDEYRLFAVNTHAGSRTEFLTRPDLGRRLDGAARERVTAECPRGADLQVVIGDGLSATAVAAQVPALLPLLAAAAAARGWTFGRPFAVWNCRVGVLNDVGELLDPAVVVLLIGERPGLATAESLSAYLAYRPRPGHTDADRNLVSNVHARGVSPADAARRVAALAAAVTRAGASGVGVKEELPGLAATIPPPHPGELP; encoded by the coding sequence ATGAGTGACGCCCCGCTGTCACCGCTCGATCCGGTGGCGGAACTGCTGGCGCGAACGCCGGCGCGGGTGCTCGCCGGCCGCGCCGGGCCGGGCTACCGCACCGCGACGTGGCTGCAACTCCGCGAGGACCACGCCGCCGCCCGCGACGCGGTTCACGCCGAGCTGGACCTGGACCGCCTCGGGCCGCTGGTGGACGAGTACCGACTGTTCGCCGTGAACACCCACGCCGGCTCGCGCACCGAGTTCCTGACGCGCCCCGACCTCGGCCGCCGGCTCGACGGCGCGGCGAGGGAGCGCGTCACGGCCGAGTGCCCGCGCGGGGCCGACCTCCAGGTCGTGATCGGCGACGGCCTGTCGGCGACGGCGGTGGCCGCACAGGTGCCGGCGCTGCTGCCGCTGCTGGCGGCGGCGGCGGCGGCGCGCGGCTGGACGTTCGGCCGGCCGTTCGCGGTCTGGAACTGCCGGGTCGGCGTCCTGAACGACGTGGGCGAGTTGCTCGATCCGGCGGTCGTGGTGCTGCTGATCGGCGAGCGGCCGGGCCTGGCGACGGCCGAGAGCTTGAGCGCCTACCTGGCGTACCGTCCGCGGCCGGGCCACACCGACGCCGACCGCAATCTTGTGTCGAACGTCCACGCCCGCGGCGTGTCGCCGGCCGACGCGGCGCGGCGCGTGGCGGCGCTGGCCGCCGCCGTGACCCGCGCCGGCGCCAGCGGCGTTGGCGTGAAGGAGGAGCTGCCGGGGTTGGCCGCTACAATTCCTCCGCCGCACCCGGGGGAACTGCCGTGA